The Pirellulales bacterium genome includes a window with the following:
- a CDS encoding DUF1552 domain-containing protein, whose amino-acid sequence MLHSQPLDRRTVLKGLGTVVALPWLEAMTPSGRAAETTAVAPRRAAFFFVPNGVHMPNWTPAEEGAEFVLPPTLEPLAARQQDLLILSGLSHDKARANGDGPGDHARSAACFLTACQPFKTDGANLRAGVSVDQMIAQHLGARTRFPSLELGCDLGPQSGGCDSGYSCAYSGNISWRTPNQPASKEIDPRLIFERLFGDVNRSEAAESRARRQLFQKSVLDFVLTDANRLRQKLGQADRRKLDEYLTAIREIETRLSATPLTEVNAEQLAEMTPPPGVPSDYSAHARLIGDLLVLAFQGDLTRVATFMFANEGSNRSYAQIEVPEGHHDLSHHGNDEAKQAKIAKINRYHMEQFAYIVERMKAIPEGDSTLLDNSLLLYGSGIGDGNRHNHDDLPIMLVGRCGGALRTGRHVRYPNETPLANLFVSLLGCMDITAEKVGDSNGRLNDLA is encoded by the coding sequence ATGTTGCATTCCCAACCGCTCGATCGTCGTACCGTGCTCAAGGGTCTCGGCACCGTCGTGGCCCTGCCCTGGCTCGAGGCCATGACTCCCTCGGGCCGCGCGGCCGAGACGACGGCTGTGGCGCCCCGGCGGGCGGCGTTTTTCTTCGTCCCCAACGGCGTGCACATGCCCAACTGGACGCCGGCCGAGGAAGGCGCCGAATTTGTCCTGCCGCCCACGCTCGAACCGCTCGCGGCCCGGCAACAAGATCTGCTGATCCTGAGCGGGCTCTCGCACGACAAGGCCCGCGCCAACGGCGACGGACCGGGCGACCATGCCCGCAGCGCCGCGTGTTTTCTCACCGCGTGTCAGCCGTTCAAGACCGACGGCGCCAATCTCCGCGCCGGAGTGTCGGTCGATCAGATGATCGCCCAACACTTGGGCGCGCGTACCCGGTTCCCTTCGCTCGAATTGGGCTGTGATCTTGGTCCGCAGTCGGGCGGATGCGACTCGGGCTATAGCTGCGCGTACTCCGGCAACATCTCCTGGCGCACGCCGAACCAGCCGGCGTCGAAGGAAATCGATCCGCGGCTGATCTTCGAGCGATTGTTCGGCGACGTGAACCGCAGCGAGGCGGCCGAAAGCCGCGCCCGGCGGCAGCTCTTTCAAAAGAGCGTGCTCGACTTCGTGCTGACCGACGCCAATCGCTTGCGGCAAAAGCTCGGCCAGGCCGATCGCCGCAAATTGGACGAATACCTCACCGCCATCCGCGAGATCGAAACCCGGCTGAGCGCGACGCCGCTGACCGAGGTGAACGCCGAGCAGCTTGCGGAGATGACGCCGCCGCCGGGTGTTCCGTCGGACTACTCGGCCCACGCGCGGCTGATCGGCGACCTGCTGGTGCTGGCTTTCCAGGGCGACCTGACGCGCGTGGCGACGTTCATGTTCGCCAACGAGGGCAGCAACCGCAGCTACGCGCAGATCGAAGTGCCCGAAGGACATCACGATCTCTCACACCACGGCAACGACGAGGCGAAGCAGGCCAAGATCGCCAAGATCAACCGCTATCACATGGAACAATTTGCCTATATCGTCGAGCGGATGAAGGCGATTCCCGAGGGAGACTCGACGCTGCTGGACAATAGCCTGTTGCTCTACGGCAGCGGCATCGGCGACGGCAACCGCCACAATCACGACGATCTGCCGATCATGCTGGTGGGCCGCTGCGGCGGAGCGCTGCGGACCGGCCGGCACGTGCGCTATCCGAACGAAACGCCGCTGGCCAACCTGTTCGTGTCGCTGCTGGGGTGCATGGACATCACCGCCGAAAAGGTCGGCGACAGCAACGGCCGTTTGAACGATCTGGCGTAG
- a CDS encoding RidA family protein: MGAEARIAELGLQLPPPPKPAGVYKPVVVVGNMAYVSGHGPLLPDGSMLTGKVGADQDQQAGYEAARQTGLAILASLRAHLTSLDRVVRLVKTLGMVNATPDFAQHPAVINGYSELMSQVFGPDAGVGARSAIGMGSLPGNIRVEIEAIFEVR; this comes from the coding sequence ATGGGAGCCGAGGCCCGAATCGCCGAGTTAGGACTGCAATTGCCACCGCCGCCCAAGCCGGCCGGCGTCTACAAGCCGGTCGTCGTCGTCGGGAATATGGCCTACGTCTCGGGTCACGGGCCGCTGTTGCCCGACGGCTCGATGCTCACCGGCAAGGTCGGCGCCGATCAGGACCAGCAGGCCGGCTACGAGGCCGCGCGGCAAACGGGCCTGGCGATTCTCGCGTCGCTGCGGGCCCATTTGACGAGCCTCGACCGCGTGGTCCGGCTGGTCAAGACGCTCGGCATGGTCAACGCCACGCCCGACTTTGCGCAGCATCCGGCCGTGATCAACGGCTACAGCGAGCTGATGAGCCAGGTGTTCGGGCCCGACGCCGGCGTCGGGGCGCGCAGCGCCATCGGTATGGGCTCGTTGCCGGGCAACATTCGCGTCGAGATTGAGGCGATCTTCGAAGTGCGGTAG
- the hisI gene encoding phosphoribosyl-AMP cyclohydrolase — MAPDGNVPDFSRGDGLLPAIAQDAATGDVLMLAYMNAESFAETVRTGRAVYYSRSRGRLWRKGEDSGHVQHVEAIYVDCDADTILLRVRQTGAACHEGYRSCFFRQLTPEGVRTIGQRLVDPQQVYGQKGS, encoded by the coding sequence ATGGCTCCCGACGGCAATGTGCCTGACTTTTCCCGCGGCGACGGCCTGTTGCCGGCGATCGCCCAAGACGCCGCCACGGGCGACGTGCTGATGCTCGCCTATATGAACGCGGAGAGTTTTGCCGAGACGGTCCGCACCGGTCGGGCAGTTTATTACAGCCGCAGCCGCGGGCGGCTGTGGCGCAAAGGCGAAGACAGCGGACACGTGCAGCACGTCGAGGCGATTTACGTCGACTGCGACGCTGACACCATTTTGCTCCGCGTCCGGCAGACAGGCGCCGCTTGCCACGAAGGCTACCGCAGTTGCTTTTTCCGGCAGCTCACGCCCGAGGGTGTGCGCACGATCGGCCAACGCCTGGTCGATCCCCAACAGGTTTACGGCCAGAAAGGTAGTTAG
- a CDS encoding response regulator transcription factor, translated as MSERKHILVVEDEAHLALGIQYNLEAEGYRVTTVGDGPAALALLGSDDEAVDLLVLDLMLPGMSGYAVCETLREQGDDVPVLILSARSLAEDRTRGFDVGADQYLQKPFDLQELLARVRNLLARGRIPRAPLSTKDIGPEYRFNSAVVNFDTFKVLVDDQPVRLTYMELKLLRHFIENEGVVVTRSQLLERVWGLASSPTTRTVDNFVMRLRKVFEADPSRPRHFLSVRGAGYRFVRAGEDE; from the coding sequence ATGAGCGAACGCAAACACATCCTCGTGGTCGAGGACGAAGCCCACCTGGCCCTCGGTATCCAATACAATCTCGAGGCCGAGGGCTATCGCGTGACGACCGTGGGCGACGGCCCCGCGGCCCTGGCCCTGCTCGGCTCGGACGACGAGGCCGTCGACCTGCTGGTCCTCGACCTCATGTTGCCGGGCATGAGCGGCTACGCCGTTTGCGAGACGCTGCGCGAACAGGGCGACGATGTTCCGGTGTTGATCCTCAGCGCGCGCTCGCTGGCCGAGGACCGGACCCGGGGATTCGACGTCGGCGCCGATCAATATCTGCAGAAACCGTTCGACCTGCAGGAGCTGCTGGCCCGGGTTCGCAACCTGTTGGCCAGGGGGCGCATCCCTCGTGCCCCGTTGAGCACCAAGGACATCGGGCCCGAGTACCGGTTCAACAGCGCCGTGGTGAACTTCGACACGTTCAAGGTGCTGGTCGACGACCAGCCGGTCCGGCTGACTTACATGGAGCTGAAGCTGCTGCGCCACTTCATCGAGAACGAAGGGGTCGTGGTCACGAGATCGCAATTGCTGGAGCGCGTCTGGGGTTTGGCTTCGAGCCCGACGACGCGCACGGTGGACAACTTCGTGATGCGGTTGCGTAAGGTATTCGAGGCCGATCCCTCGCGGCCCCGCCATTTTCTGAGCGTGCGGGGTGCCGGATACCGCTTTGTCCGTGCCGGCGAAGATGAGTGA
- a CDS encoding DUF1592 domain-containing protein, whose translation MTRCRLVPLALGLTWLVLGLQAVADDPLAHVSEADLQAAQATLDEQVLPLLRQYCIDCHNSPFSSNSLDLSQATTAKQFVEQREIWDKAISKFRAGTMPPEGEERPSQEVATAMLDRFEALLSTLACAGPRDPGRVTVRRLNRVEYNNTIRDLVGIDYHGADDFPSDDVGYGFDNIGDVLSLSPVLLEKYLAAAEEITSRAIVTDDPSRPRRVRLEAEDMQSTFDYKGAVNGAFHLYYPGEVYGTFDAPAAGPYVVRARAFGTQAGDEPARMELRFDEANRQTIDVPVTEEAAEVYEAKFELIAGKHRIAAAFLNDFNDAQATDPQRKDRNLAVDYLEIEGPLGLEPAAVPESHRRIIFIQPEADTVEGCARMVLKQFATRAWRRPATSIEVSRLMRVFHVATEQGESFERGIQLACQAVLVSPYFLYRIELPPGEDKPKSKRGKDEPPAEDAPPGPLNPWALASRLSYFLWSSMPDEELFKLAEEGTLAEPAVLEAQVRRMLADPKSQALVENFAGQWLQLRNLRIIEPDRGRFPEFDEELRAAMRSETEQYFAHIMREDRSILEFLDADYTFVNERLARHYGINGVAGPEFRQVSLAGTQRGGVLLQASVLTVTSNPTRTSPVKRGRWVLEQILGTPPPPPPPGAPQLPDDGGGPLTGTLRQRTEQHRTDPNCAACHRLMDPLGFGLENFDAVGAWRDQDGADPIDASGELPNGRTFAGPGGLREILVGQAADFRRCLAQKLLTYALGRGLEAGDRCTVDEICQSVAGSENRFSALVLAIVQSVPFRGPAAASEQ comes from the coding sequence ATGACACGCTGTCGGTTGGTGCCCTTGGCTCTGGGGCTCACGTGGCTGGTCCTCGGCCTGCAAGCCGTGGCCGACGATCCTTTGGCGCATGTCTCCGAGGCCGACTTGCAGGCGGCCCAGGCGACGCTCGACGAGCAGGTCTTGCCGCTGTTGCGGCAATACTGCATCGATTGCCACAACAGCCCGTTTTCTTCGAATAGCTTGGATTTGAGCCAGGCGACGACCGCGAAGCAGTTTGTCGAGCAGCGCGAAATCTGGGACAAGGCCATCTCCAAGTTTCGCGCCGGCACCATGCCGCCCGAAGGCGAGGAACGGCCATCGCAGGAAGTGGCCACCGCGATGCTCGACCGCTTCGAGGCGCTGCTGAGCACGCTGGCCTGCGCTGGCCCGCGCGACCCCGGCCGCGTGACGGTGCGGCGTTTGAATCGGGTTGAATACAACAACACGATTCGAGATCTGGTCGGCATCGACTATCACGGCGCCGACGATTTTCCCTCGGACGACGTCGGTTACGGATTCGACAATATCGGCGACGTGCTTTCGCTCTCGCCGGTGCTGCTGGAGAAATATCTCGCGGCTGCCGAGGAGATCACGTCGCGGGCGATCGTGACGGACGACCCGAGCCGTCCGCGCCGCGTGCGGCTCGAAGCCGAGGACATGCAGTCGACGTTCGACTACAAGGGAGCCGTCAACGGCGCGTTTCATCTGTACTACCCGGGCGAGGTCTACGGTACGTTCGATGCCCCGGCCGCAGGCCCCTACGTCGTGCGTGCCCGAGCTTTTGGCACGCAGGCCGGCGACGAGCCGGCGCGCATGGAGCTCCGCTTCGACGAGGCCAACCGCCAGACGATCGACGTGCCGGTGACGGAAGAGGCGGCCGAGGTCTACGAAGCGAAGTTCGAATTGATCGCCGGCAAGCACCGCATCGCCGCGGCGTTCCTCAACGACTTCAACGACGCACAGGCCACCGATCCCCAGCGGAAGGATCGCAACCTGGCCGTCGACTATCTGGAAATCGAAGGCCCCCTGGGGCTCGAGCCGGCGGCGGTGCCCGAGAGTCATCGCCGGATCATCTTCATTCAACCCGAGGCCGACACGGTCGAAGGCTGCGCGCGGATGGTGCTCAAGCAGTTTGCGACGCGTGCCTGGCGCCGCCCGGCGACTTCGATCGAGGTCTCGCGGCTGATGCGCGTGTTCCACGTGGCGACAGAACAGGGCGAGAGCTTCGAACGGGGCATTCAGCTGGCCTGCCAGGCCGTGCTTGTGTCGCCGTATTTTCTCTACCGCATCGAGCTGCCCCCCGGCGAGGACAAGCCGAAATCGAAACGCGGCAAGGACGAGCCGCCGGCCGAAGATGCGCCGCCCGGTCCATTGAATCCCTGGGCGCTCGCGTCGCGGTTGTCCTATTTCCTCTGGAGCAGCATGCCCGACGAGGAGCTGTTCAAGCTCGCCGAAGAGGGCACGCTCGCCGAGCCGGCTGTGCTCGAAGCGCAAGTCCGGCGCATGCTGGCCGATCCGAAGTCGCAGGCGCTGGTCGAGAACTTTGCCGGCCAGTGGCTGCAGTTGCGCAACCTGCGGATCATCGAGCCGGACCGCGGGCGGTTCCCCGAGTTCGACGAGGAACTGCGCGCCGCGATGCGCTCCGAGACCGAGCAATACTTCGCCCACATCATGCGCGAGGATCGCAGCATTCTCGAATTCCTCGACGCCGATTACACGTTCGTCAACGAGCGGCTTGCACGACATTACGGCATCAACGGCGTCGCGGGCCCCGAGTTTCGCCAGGTGTCGCTGGCCGGTACGCAGCGCGGCGGAGTCTTGCTGCAAGCGAGCGTATTGACCGTCACGTCGAATCCCACGCGGACCTCGCCGGTCAAGCGCGGCCGCTGGGTGCTCGAACAAATCCTGGGTACGCCGCCGCCCCCGCCGCCGCCTGGCGCTCCGCAGTTGCCCGACGATGGAGGTGGTCCGCTCACCGGTACTCTGCGCCAGCGGACCGAGCAGCACCGCACCGATCCGAATTGTGCGGCGTGCCATCGGCTGATGGACCCGTTGGGCTTCGGCCTGGAAAACTTTGACGCCGTTGGCGCCTGGCGCGATCAAGACGGCGCTGATCCGATCGATGCCTCGGGCGAACTGCCCAACGGGCGGACCTTTGCCGGCCCCGGGGGATTGCGCGAGATTCTCGTGGGCCAGGCGGCCGACTTTCGTCGTTGCCTGGCGCAAAAGCTGCTAACCTACGCCTTGGGTCGAGGATTAGAGGCCGGCGACCGCTGCACGGTCGATGAAATTTGTCAGTCGGTGGCCGGGTCGGAGAATCGCTTCTCGGCCCTGGTGTTGGCCATCGTGCAGAGCGTTCCTTTCCGCGGCCCGGCGGCCGCCAGCGAGCAGTGA
- a CDS encoding DVUA0089 family protein, with amino-acid sequence MSVRTVFGCALVSWCVAFTSPGAAGAGERLYFDVDPTQSVLQSTTTLNFLDLGLVVTTVGQGRRGLGEPGFSTGRSGQLDGVLAANVDFDAGTMKFGGGGMYGLPSGIWEPLPQGEHGIAPAFLGIMILDVGGVPTRAVAAVRDFWLDYADQYSITSLTDLGSGNYGFATDEWISVSTKLDFEGQSGLGLLIDPVRFDLEERYAAQNIAGQGSLSMGASGGWDLRVPINTSVLTSVDDVEGIGRINVSLQVAGQIVGHSFQLAEPTIVRANPDNDSLATAQSLDAEFRSGFDPNIGESLVNISAAMPHLTIDAEADGTPDYYRFHVSAANAVGIFDIDGASFDTRLLLYDALGRLIASNDDASSTLGALGSLSSNDAFIEYAFAAPGEYTLAVVPFAQPGPTLAASDSSPGGYRLGVALSTAVVPEPASWFLATMGFALVFAARRRGWLRRVLCGVVCTLVLGASGVEAASLHTKDSVENVFDRDGVFPMPYRLFVPSGAESSAEQLPLVLFLHGSGERGVDNYDQLNHIDGLINATQGDRYRAFLLAPQMTDFPFAGGWTPTSSYDRTLEILADVLATYPVDPHRIYITGLSMGGFGTFEYLAERPDLFAAAVPMSGGGSILDAPTIKDIPLWVFHGTLDDVVPVTYSRGMVNAIRNAGGSPLFTEIPNGGHDIWDPVYNDAELNQYGLYDWMFAQSKASAQLVAAVPEPSSLVLAAIAGVLLLTGRGRRWCRR; translated from the coding sequence ATGTCGGTTCGAACTGTCTTTGGCTGCGCGCTGGTGTCTTGGTGTGTCGCTTTCACATCGCCGGGAGCCGCCGGTGCGGGCGAGCGGCTCTATTTCGATGTCGATCCCACGCAAAGCGTTCTGCAATCCACGACCACGCTGAATTTCCTCGATCTGGGTCTCGTCGTGACGACCGTCGGTCAGGGGCGCCGCGGTCTCGGCGAGCCTGGCTTCAGCACCGGGCGATCCGGCCAGCTGGACGGTGTGCTCGCGGCCAATGTCGATTTCGACGCCGGCACGATGAAGTTCGGCGGCGGCGGCATGTACGGCTTGCCGAGCGGAATCTGGGAGCCGCTGCCGCAAGGCGAACACGGCATCGCCCCGGCCTTTCTGGGCATCATGATCCTCGACGTCGGCGGCGTTCCGACCCGCGCGGTGGCCGCGGTCCGCGACTTCTGGCTGGACTACGCCGATCAATACTCGATCACCTCGCTGACCGATCTGGGATCGGGCAACTACGGGTTCGCGACCGACGAATGGATTTCCGTTTCGACCAAGCTCGACTTCGAAGGGCAATCGGGCCTGGGGTTGTTGATTGATCCCGTGCGGTTCGACCTGGAGGAGCGCTACGCGGCCCAAAACATCGCCGGCCAAGGCAGTCTGAGCATGGGCGCCTCGGGCGGCTGGGACCTGCGCGTGCCAATCAACACTTCGGTCCTGACATCGGTCGATGACGTCGAAGGCATCGGGCGGATTAATGTGAGCCTGCAGGTCGCGGGCCAGATCGTCGGACATAGCTTTCAGCTTGCCGAGCCGACGATCGTGCGGGCCAATCCGGACAACGACAGCTTGGCGACGGCCCAGTCGCTCGACGCGGAGTTTCGCTCGGGCTTCGATCCGAACATCGGCGAATCGCTGGTCAACATTTCCGCGGCCATGCCGCACTTGACCATCGACGCCGAGGCTGACGGAACTCCCGATTATTATCGCTTCCACGTCTCGGCAGCCAACGCCGTGGGCATCTTTGACATCGACGGTGCGAGCTTCGATACGCGCCTGCTGCTGTACGATGCGCTCGGCAGGCTGATCGCCTCGAACGACGATGCCTCGTCGACGCTGGGGGCGTTAGGGAGCCTCAGCTCGAACGATGCCTTCATCGAATACGCCTTTGCAGCGCCGGGCGAATACACGCTGGCCGTGGTGCCCTTTGCGCAGCCGGGCCCGACGCTGGCGGCCTCCGACTCGTCGCCGGGCGGCTATCGCCTGGGCGTGGCCCTGTCGACGGCCGTCGTGCCCGAGCCGGCCAGTTGGTTCCTGGCCACGATGGGATTCGCTTTGGTGTTTGCCGCGCGGCGGCGAGGCTGGCTTCGCCGGGTGCTGTGCGGTGTCGTGTGCACCCTGGTGCTCGGCGCCTCGGGGGTCGAAGCCGCTTCGTTGCATACCAAAGATTCGGTGGAAAACGTCTTCGATCGTGATGGCGTGTTTCCGATGCCGTACCGGTTGTTCGTGCCTTCGGGCGCCGAGTCGTCGGCCGAGCAATTGCCGCTGGTGTTGTTTCTTCACGGTTCCGGCGAACGCGGCGTCGACAATTACGATCAGCTCAATCACATCGACGGCCTGATCAACGCGACGCAAGGCGACCGTTACCGGGCGTTTCTGCTCGCCCCGCAGATGACCGATTTTCCGTTCGCCGGCGGGTGGACGCCGACGTCCAGCTACGATCGCACCTTGGAAATCCTGGCCGACGTCCTCGCGACATATCCCGTTGACCCCCACCGGATCTACATCACCGGGCTGTCGATGGGCGGTTTCGGCACGTTCGAGTACCTGGCCGAGCGTCCTGATCTGTTTGCCGCCGCGGTCCCGATGTCCGGCGGCGGGAGCATTCTCGACGCGCCCACGATCAAGGACATCCCGCTGTGGGTGTTTCACGGAACCCTCGACGACGTGGTGCCCGTCACCTACTCGCGCGGCATGGTCAATGCGATTCGCAATGCGGGTGGCTCGCCGCTCTTCACCGAAATTCCCAACGGAGGGCACGATATCTGGGACCCGGTCTACAACGACGCCGAGTTGAACCAGTATGGGCTCTACGATTGGATGTTTGCGCAATCGAAGGCTTCCGCGCAGCTCGTGGCTGCGGTGCCAGAGCCGTCGTCGCTCGTGCTGGCGGCGATTGCCGGGGTGCTGCTGCTCACGGGGCGTGGCCGGCGGTGGTGCCGAAGATGA
- a CDS encoding histidine phosphatase family protein, with the protein MSQTDGSKMILYLVRHGESVFNAEGRIQGQLDPPLSELGLRQATALAEAFTGQTIQAVFASPLARAWQTAEPICAALDVGAQADERLKEINAGIFQGLRWDEIQAAHPEAAARWRAQEPDFVVPQGESRRALMARALAVLEAIRETGLERVLVVAHGGVLTAGLKALLGVPAERNPFSLFNGAISQVTWDKQAKLVTLNQVEHLVRCGVHQGKAGDLY; encoded by the coding sequence ATGAGTCAAACCGACGGATCGAAGATGATTCTGTACCTCGTGCGGCATGGCGAGAGCGTCTTCAATGCGGAAGGCCGCATTCAAGGTCAACTCGATCCGCCGCTTTCGGAGCTCGGGCTGCGCCAGGCGACGGCGCTTGCCGAAGCGTTCACAGGCCAGACCATTCAGGCCGTGTTCGCCAGCCCGTTGGCGCGTGCCTGGCAAACGGCCGAGCCGATTTGTGCCGCGCTCGACGTGGGTGCCCAGGCCGACGAACGGCTTAAGGAAATCAATGCCGGCATCTTTCAGGGCCTGCGCTGGGATGAGATCCAGGCGGCGCATCCCGAGGCCGCGGCGCGCTGGCGCGCGCAAGAGCCCGACTTTGTCGTGCCGCAAGGTGAATCGCGCCGGGCGCTGATGGCACGCGCGCTGGCCGTGCTCGAAGCGATCCGCGAAACGGGGCTGGAGCGCGTGCTCGTCGTGGCGCACGGCGGCGTGCTCACCGCGGGCCTGAAGGCGCTGCTCGGCGTACCCGCCGAGCGCAACCCGTTTTCGTTGTTCAACGGCGCAATCAGCCAGGTGACCTGGGACAAGCAGGCCAAACTGGTCACGCTCAACCAGGTCGAGCACCTGGTGCGCTGCGGCGTGCATCAGGGCAAGGCAGGCGACCTGTATTGA
- a CDS encoding DUF1501 domain-containing protein, whose product MHPWQEHQLLETRRHFFGRAGHLLGWGALASLLPGGAAPARAATADNPTVGLQHFPGKAKHVIYLHMVGGPSQLDLFDYKPQMQEYYDKDLPDSIRKGQRLTTMTSGQARFPIAPSKYKFAQHGQSGMWVCELLPNVASMVDDLSFVRSMYTEAINHEPAITYIQTGNQITGRPCLGAWTSYGLGSLNEDLPTFVVLVAQPSNTEQVQAISARLWSAGFLPGKHAGVSFRSKGDPILYINNPPGVSNEVRRATLDGLKALNELNHQQLGDPETATRIQQYELAYRMQTSVPELTNIADEPATTTELYGADCQKPGTFANTVLMARRLVERGVRFVQIYHNNWDTHTNVAGRLPDQCRDVDRACYGLIQDLKQRGMHDDTLVVWGGEFGRTIYSQGGLSKTNYGRDHHPRCFTMWMSGGGIKGGTIYGETDDFSYNIVKDPVHIRDFHATALRLLGFDHQRLTYRFNGLEARLTGVEPARVISEILA is encoded by the coding sequence ATGCATCCCTGGCAAGAACATCAGCTCCTGGAAACGCGACGGCACTTTTTCGGCCGGGCCGGACATCTCCTCGGCTGGGGGGCGCTGGCCTCGCTGTTGCCGGGCGGCGCCGCGCCGGCACGGGCCGCGACTGCGGACAACCCGACCGTCGGCCTGCAGCACTTTCCCGGCAAGGCCAAGCACGTGATCTACCTGCACATGGTCGGCGGTCCCTCGCAATTGGACCTGTTCGACTACAAACCCCAGATGCAGGAGTATTACGACAAGGACCTGCCCGATTCGATTCGCAAGGGCCAGCGGCTGACGACCATGACCTCGGGCCAGGCGCGGTTTCCGATCGCACCCAGCAAATACAAGTTCGCCCAGCACGGCCAGTCGGGCATGTGGGTCTGCGAGCTGCTGCCAAACGTCGCCAGCATGGTCGATGACCTGAGCTTCGTGCGCAGCATGTATACCGAGGCGATCAACCACGAGCCGGCCATTACCTACATCCAGACGGGCAACCAGATCACCGGGCGGCCGTGCCTGGGCGCCTGGACCAGCTACGGTCTCGGCTCGCTCAACGAAGACCTGCCCACGTTTGTCGTGCTCGTCGCGCAACCGTCGAATACCGAGCAGGTGCAAGCCATCTCGGCCCGGCTCTGGTCGGCCGGGTTCCTGCCCGGCAAGCACGCCGGCGTGTCGTTCCGTTCGAAGGGCGACCCGATCCTGTACATCAACAACCCGCCCGGCGTCAGCAACGAGGTCCGCCGCGCGACGCTCGACGGCCTCAAGGCCCTCAACGAGCTGAACCACCAACAACTGGGCGACCCTGAGACCGCCACGCGCATTCAGCAATATGAGCTGGCGTATCGCATGCAGACGAGCGTGCCTGAGCTGACGAACATCGCCGACGAGCCAGCGACCACGACCGAGCTGTACGGCGCGGATTGCCAGAAGCCCGGCACGTTTGCCAACACCGTCTTGATGGCGCGGCGGCTGGTCGAGCGCGGCGTGCGGTTCGTCCAGATCTATCACAACAACTGGGACACCCACACCAACGTCGCGGGCCGCTTGCCCGACCAGTGTCGCGACGTGGACCGTGCCTGCTACGGGCTGATCCAAGACCTCAAGCAGCGCGGCATGCACGACGACACGCTGGTGGTCTGGGGCGGCGAGTTCGGCCGCACGATCTATTCACAAGGCGGCCTGAGTAAGACCAACTACGGCCGCGACCATCACCCTCGGTGCTTCACGATGTGGATGTCGGGCGGCGGCATCAAGGGCGGCACGATCTATGGCGAAACCGACGATTTCTCGTACAACATCGTCAAGGACCCGGTCCATATCCGCGATTTCCACGCCACGGCCCTGCGCCTGTTGGGCTTCGACCACCAGCGGTTGACCTATCGCTTCAACGGTCTCGAAGCCCGCCTGACCGGCGTCGAGCCGGCCCGGGTGATCTCCGAAATCCTCGCCTGA
- a CDS encoding glycosyltransferase — translation MPLFTICLPVRNAQATLEGLVEELIEVVHDLVPRFEIVVLDNGSTDATPEIAHELSMRYPQVRRLAFPLPVSREMTLRAAIQETRGDMLLVRDPDSQIEVHEIYKLWQEFAGRDAVLACSLLEKASGWMALIERLGQGGKRAKASGMRLDYVLIRRRAFDAFRAALTAGGPLADELRRFGHPFVELTMKSRGIGEIPELPAQSASRNSSHAGESSPPAAQRVRRPNYLGPIKNFALGE, via the coding sequence GTGCCGTTGTTTACGATCTGCCTGCCGGTTCGCAATGCCCAGGCGACGCTCGAAGGGCTCGTCGAAGAGCTGATCGAGGTCGTGCATGACCTGGTGCCACGGTTCGAGATCGTCGTGCTCGACAACGGATCGACCGACGCTACGCCAGAGATAGCGCACGAACTATCGATGCGCTATCCACAGGTCCGCCGGCTGGCCTTTCCCTTGCCTGTGAGCCGGGAGATGACGCTGCGGGCCGCGATTCAAGAGACGCGCGGAGATATGCTCTTGGTTCGCGATCCCGACTCGCAGATCGAGGTCCACGAGATCTACAAGCTGTGGCAGGAGTTCGCGGGCCGCGATGCCGTGCTGGCTTGCTCGCTTCTTGAGAAGGCCAGCGGCTGGATGGCCCTCATCGAACGGTTGGGCCAAGGCGGCAAACGCGCCAAGGCGTCCGGCATGCGTCTCGACTACGTGTTGATTCGCCGCCGGGCTTTCGATGCCTTCCGCGCGGCATTGACCGCGGGCGGGCCCTTGGCCGACGAGCTGCGTCGCTTTGGTCATCCGTTCGTCGAGTTGACGATGAAGAGCCGTGGCATCGGCGAGATTCCCGAACTGCCGGCCCAGTCGGCCAGCCGCAATTCGAGCCACGCCGGCGAATCGTCTCCGCCCGCGGCCCAGCGCGTGCGGCGCCCGAACTATCTGGGCCCGATCAAGAACTTCGCGCTGGGCGAATGA